In Zygosaccharomyces rouxii strain CBS732 chromosome F complete sequence, a single window of DNA contains:
- the TFC8 gene encoding transcription factor TFIIIC subunit TFC8 (similar to uniprot|Q12308 Saccharomyces cerevisiae YPL007C TFC8 One of six subunits of RNA polymerase III transcription initiation factor complex (TFIIIC) part of TFIIIC TauB domain that binds BoxB promoter sites of tRNA and other genes linker between TauB and TauA domains human homolog is TFIIIC-90), which translates to MKLLRDLVINRREFQDWHHNLHWGRDGSLYMTTYPEICIGQPIFRKDVENTSKNLFHVKDHALEYSNKFEFDHATMNSLLNSQPVSHAKLCKPSPVDSLLAILTNNLNVLIFKDQRLLASLDEGDKSVERRSYHSLQWSPDGNYIVVGNEASELVVFKLERTNDEELSYCVTQCVQLNEGENWVTHICWEQDAIVAALDDNSAYAVDVAKGYEVTQVKSPCRFKIVDVKIVGVCVLITAAGHFYCLEPVTQKSCSLKLGPGDEFYIIPLLQEPNCVILISDRTSCKVKFDDELTIVPDHRVSPHLERKFKKWSTISNEFGKYEATMLIHGVELSPDGYSVAIAYSMERISTRYRIVSERQFNITFIPLFESWQISKKAIGLAWYQTYQIYRCTLPVVTNDTSDSILNKQVYDLHMDFKTYLSVFMNDNQLNKLRFFNFIEDKPSIDLFRRAIFEFAITRKLDLENPLDKACVQSLANVLGTESPVEVGALEMQSDFITESFDFNQNNDPTVIVSEQNHAWRRCAVTLLPILTTKVKVCPISNQRVIDIKRDTFNNYGWFTKTLLEALNNESVYTGTTMQTC; encoded by the coding sequence ATGAAGCTACTAAGGGATTTAGTGATCAACAGAAGAGAATTTCAGGACTGGCATCACAATTTACACTGGGGTCGCGACGGTAGTCTTTACATGACGACCTATCCAGAGATATGCATTGGACAACCTATATTCCGTAAGGATGTTGAAAACACTTCCAAAAATCTATTTCATGTGAAGGATCATGCACTTGAGTATTCtaataaatttgaatttgaccATGCTACTATGAACTCTCTACTCAATTCACAACCCGTGTCTCATGCAAAGCTATGCAAACCATCACCTGTGGATAGTTTACTAGCGATATTGACCAACAATTTGAATGTACTCATCTTTAAGGACCAAAGATTGCTTGCCAGTTTGGATGAGGGTGACAAAAGTGTAGAGCGTCGATCTTACCACAGTTTACAATGGAGCCCTGATGGTAATTATATAGTGGTGGGTAACGAAGCTAGTGAATTGGTCGTATTCAAATTGGAGAGGacaaatgatgaagaactCTCTTACTGTGTAACTCAATGCGTACAGTTAAATGAGGGCGAGAATTGGGTCACACATATATGTTGGGAACAAGATGCCATTGTCGCAGCCCTAGATGACAATTCTGCATATGCTGTAGATGTTGCAAAAGGTTACGAGGTAACACAGGTCAAATCCCCTTGCAGATTTAAGATTGTGGATGTCAAAATTGTTGGAGTTTGTGTTTTGATCACAGCGGCAGGTCATTTCTATTGTTTGGAACCGGTAACTCAAAAGTCTTGTAGTTTGAAATTGGGACctggtgatgaattttatATAATACCGCTACTGCAGGAACCCAATTGTGTGATATTGATATCTGATAGAACGAGCTGTAAAGtgaaatttgatgatgagtTGACGATTGTTCCTGATCATAGGGTGTCACCTCATTTGGAGCGCAAATTCAAGAAATGGAGTACGATTTCCAACGAATTCGGTAAATATGAAGCAACCATGTTAATCCATGGTGTCGAATTATCGCCGGATGGATACTCTGTCGCCATTGCATACAGCATGGAAAGAATATCTACGCGCTATAGAATTGTCTCTGAACGCCAATTCAATATCACTTTCATACCATTGTTTGAATCGTGGCAGATCTCTAAAAAGGCTATTGGGTTAGCATGGTATCAGACCTATCAGATCTACAGATGTACTTTACCGGTTGTCACCAATGATACAAGTGATAGTATTTTGAATAAACAAGTTTATGACTTGCATATGGATTTCAAGACATATCTTAGTGTCTTTATGAATGATAACCAGTTGAATAAACTGcgatttttcaacttcattGAGGATAAGCCCTCGATAGATTTGTTCCGCAGGGCTATCTTTGAATTTGCCATCACTAGAAAACTTGACCTTGAAAATCCACTGGATAAGGCATGTGTACAGTCATTGGCAAATGTTTTGGGGACTGAGAGCCCTGTTGAAGTCGGAGCCCTAGAAATGCAAAGTGATTTCATAACTGAAAGTTTTGATTTCAATCAAAATAATGACCCCACTGTAATCGTGTCTGAGCAAAACCATGCCTGGAGAAGATGTGCAGTGACACTTTTACCCATTCTCACTACCAAAGTTAAAGTTTGTCCCATAAGCAATCAGAGAGTAATAGATATTAAAAGAGATACGTTTAACAATTACGGTTGGTTCACCAAGACGTTGTTAGAGGCTCTTAACAACGAAAGTGTATATACAGGAACTACAATGCAAACTTGTTGA
- the NCR1 gene encoding sphingolipid transporter (similar to uniprot|Q12200 Saccharomyces cerevisiae YPL006W NCR1 Vacuolar membrane protein that transits through the biosynthetic vacuolar protein sorting pathway involved in sphingolipid metabolism glycoprotein homologous to human Niemann Pick C1 (NPC) protein) yields the protein MWFIAILAYIPIFIQLSFVGATGVSTAQCAIYGNCGKKSLFGTELPCPVQQDFQPEPASDELKELVVSVCGEEWQDIDTLCCTKDQVVNLRNNLKKAQNIIASCPACTKNFNNLFCHFTCSPEQRNFINVTKTQESMDHKEVVSELDFFVNSTWASAFYDSCKEVKFSATNGYAMDLIGGGANDYQHFLKFLGDEKPLIGGSPFQINYLYNSNYPFREFNDAVYACDDPQYKCACADCDSSCPRLDPLKKGTCKVGKLNCFSFSVLMVYAALFAAIGIFHIYLFKFKGRKSPIIDEDHSAINSRMTSRDRLFEMYDTKSYNINSKISSALGGVSRYAVNNPYFILALTAGIVAVLGLSLYEFGELETDPINLWVNKNDPKYQEKLYFDEKFGEFYRVEQVFVVNETGSVLSYDTMKWWFDVEKHITESIKSVDGVSYQDLCFRPTDESTCVVESFTQYFQGELPPEIGWKDQLKACTDSPVNCLPTFQQPLPENLLFSEDNVFASHAFVVTLLVDDHSNAAVLWEEELERYLLNLDIPEGLRISFNTDMSLEKELNGNNDVWIVCASYFVMFLYASWALRKNGVESRWLLGFAGITVVAFSVVCAAGLLSLLGLKSTLIIAEVIPFLILAIGIDNIFLITHEYDRIADECPAMATGDRIVKAVQRIAPSILASLVCQAGCFLIAAFVSMPAVHNFALYSALAVFFNVVLQLTAYVAVLALYEREFSVRLPVGVEKESTIFGPKYFNFVSKKMKVLGLFVSYALISLIFVPGIEFGLDQTLAVPQNSYLVDYFKDVYQYLNVGPPVFFVVKDLDLTRRENQQKLCGKFTTCDAISLNNVLEQERKRSTVTEPVANWLDDFLMFLNPQLDQCCRFKKGSHDVCPPTFPTRRCETCYEEGQWNYDMSGLPEGQKFLDFMDIWINSPSDPCPLGGKAPYSRAIAYNGTSIEASTFRSSHKPLTSQNDFIQAYDDAIRISQSFEDLDVFAYSPFYIFFVQYKSLLSSTLKLIGGALGLIFVVSAALLGSIQTAVILTITVLMVLVDIAAFMAWFQIPLNAVSLVNFIICVGLAVEFCIHIARAFTIVPYGTKKDRDSRIKYAMTTVGDSVFKGITMTKFIGVCVLAFAKSKIFQVFYFRMWFSLIILASVHALVFLPILLSLAGGKSYVDESMDVEPRDGNSENN from the coding sequence ATGTGGTTCATAGCTATATTAGCTTATATCCCAATCTTCATACAATTGAGTTTTGTTGGAGCTACTGGCGTTTCTACTGCTCAATGTGCAATCTATGGGAATTGCGGTAAGAAATCCTTATTTGGAACAGAATTGCCATGTCCTGTTCAGCAGGATTTCCAACCCGAACCAGCAtcagatgaattgaaagaattggtcGTAAGCGTGTGTGGAGAAGAATGGCAAGATATTGATACTCTTTGTTGCACTAAAGATCAAGTGGTAAATTTAAGgaataatttgaaaaaagctCAAAACATAATAGCATCATGCCCAGCATGTACTAAAAACTTCAACAACTTATTCTGTCACTTTACATGCTCCCCTGAACAGAGGAATTTTATCAATGTCACTAAAACCCAAGAGTCTATGGATCACAAAGAGGTTGTATCTGAATTAGActtctttgtaaattcaACATGGGCTTCAGCGTTTTATGATTCCTGTAAAgaggtgaaattttctGCTACCAATGGGTATGCTATGGACTTAATTGGTGGTGGAGCTAATGACTACCAACATTTTTTGAAGTTTCTTGGTGATGAAAAGCCACTAATCGGCGGTTCTCCGTTTCAAATCAATTACCTCTACAATTCAAATTATCCATTCAGAGAATTCAATGACGCTGTATATGCCTGTGACGACCCGCAGTACAAATGTGCTTGTGCAGATTGTGATTCTTCATGCCCCCGTTTAGATCCTTTAAAAAAAGGTACCTGTAAAGTCGGCAAGTTGAACtgtttttccttctcaGTTTTGATGGTTTATGCAGCATTATTTGCTGCTATTGGAATATTCCATATctatcttttcaaattcaaggGAAGAAAGTCGCCTATAATCGATGAAGATCATTCGGCAATCAATTCTAGAATGACGTCTAGAGATCGGCTCTTCGAGATGTATGATACTAAGTCCTATAATATCAACAGTAAGATCTCTTCTGCACTGGGCGGAGTGTCACGCTACGCTGTCAATAATCCCTATTTTATATTGGCGCTTACCGCTGGGATTGTGGCCGTTCTGGGATTGTCATTATACGAGTTTGGTGAGCTAGAGACTGATCCAATAAACTTATGGGTTAACAAGAATGATCCCAAATATcaggaaaaattgtattttgatgaaaaatttggtgaattcTACAGAGTGGAACAGGTCTTTGTTGTCAATGAAACTGGATCTGTCCTTTCTTATGATACAATGAAATGGTGGTTTGACGTGGAAAAGCATATAACAGAATCTATCAAATCTGTTGATGGTGTCAGTTATCAGGATCTATGCTTTAGGCCTACAGATGAATCTACATGTGTGGTGGAATCTTTCACCCAGTATTTTCAAGGCGAACTACCTCCTGAGATCGGTTGGAAAGATCAACTAAAAGCATGTACTGACTCGCCAGTGAACTGTCTTCCAACTTTTCAGCAGCCCTTACCAGAAAATCTTCTATTCAGCGAAGATAACGTCTTTGCATCTCATGCATTTGTAGTGACATTGCTAGTGGATGACCACTCTAATGCCGCTGTTCTGtgggaagaagaattggaaaggtatcttttgaatttagaTATTCCAGAAGGATTGAGGATAAGTTTCAACACGGACATGTCTCTTGAAAAAGAGctcaatggtaataatgatgTTTGGATTGTCTGTGCATCATACTTCGTCATGTTTCTATATGCCTCATGGGCATTGCGGAAAAATGGTGTGGAGAGTAGATGGCTCTTGGGGTTTGCAGGTATTACAGTAGTTGCATTTTCCGTAGTTTGTGCTGCAGGTCTTCTGAGCTTATTGGGGCTAAAATCTACTTTGATTATCGCAGAAGTGATTccatttttgattttggcCATAGGGATTGACAATATCTTCTTAATAACCCATGAATATGACAGAATTGCAGATGAATGTCCAGCGATGGCCACTGGTGATAGGATAGTGAAAGCTGTTCAGCGAATTGCTCCATCGATTCTAGCATCTCTTGTCTGTCAAGCTGGATGTTTCCTTATTGCAGCATTTGTCTCAATGCCTGCTGTTCACAATTTTGCGCTTTATTCTGCTTTAGCAGTTTTCTTCAACGTGGTTCTGCAATTAACCGCCTATGTGGCAGTTTTAGCTCTTTATGAAAGGGAATTTTCGGTCCGATTACCAGTGGGAGTTGAAAAGGAGAGCACGATATTTGGTcccaaatatttcaattttgtctctaaaaagatgaaagttTTGGGTTTATTTGTTTCTTATGCCCTTATATCTTTAATATTCGTCCCTGGGATTGAATTTGGATTAGACCAAACTTTGGCAGTCCCTCAAAACTCCTACCTGGTTGATTATTTCAAGGACGtttatcaatatttgaatGTGGGTCCACCAGTATTTTTTGTAGTCAAGGATTTAGATCTAACCAGGAGAGAAAACCAACAAAAATTATGCGGCAAGTTTACTACCTGTGACGCTATATCTCTGAACAATGTCTTAGAGCAAGAGAGAAAACGTTCAACAGTTACCGAACCTGTTGCAAATTGGcttgatgattttttaaTGTTTTTGAATCCACAATTAGATCAATGTTGTCGCTTTAAGAAAGGGTCTCATGATGTCTGTCCCCCAACTTTTCCAACTAGACGTTGTGAAACCTGTTATGAAGAAGGCCAATGGAATTATGATATGTCCGGATTGCCTGAAGGACagaaatttcttgatttcATGGATATTTGGATTAATTCTCCTAGCGACCCATGCCCTTTGGGTGGTAAGGCACCATATTCTCGTGCAATTGCGTATAACGGAACCTCTATTGAAGCTTCCACTTTCAGATCATCTCACAAGCCACTTACCTCACAGAATGATTTCATCCAAGCCTATGACGACGCTATCAGAATAAGTCAGtcctttgaagatttggatgTCTTTGCATATTCTCCATTCtacattttctttgtacAATACAAATCACTGTTGTCATCTACGTTGAAATTGATAGGAGGTGCTCTTGGTCTAATCTTCGTGGTTTCTGCAGCTTTATTGGGTTCGATCCAAACCGCAGTCATATTAACGATTACAGTTTTAATGGTATTGGTAGATATTGCAGCTTTCATGGCATGGTTCCAGATCCCTCTAAATGCCGTTAGTTTGGTGAATTTCATTATTTGCGTGGGACTGGCAGTAGAATTCTGTATTCATATCGCCAGGGCTTTCACCATTGTTCCTTATGGTACAAAGAAAGACAGAGATTCAAGGATTAAATACGCCATGACTACAGTAGGTGACTCGGTCTTTAAAGGTATTACGATGACAAAGTTCATAGGAGTATGTGTGTTAGCGTTTGCTAAGTCCAAGATCTTTCAGGTGTTCTACTTCCGTATGTGGTTCTCATTGATCATACTAGCCTCAGTACACGCTCTAGTCTTTTTGCCAATTTTATTATCGCTGGCCGGTGGTAAGAGCTATGTGGATGAATCAATGGATGTAGAACCAAGAGATGGCAATTCAGAGAATAATTAA